A genomic region of Burkholderia humptydooensis contains the following coding sequences:
- a CDS encoding LLM class flavin-dependent oxidoreductase: protein MTYVLTRPPRRQLHLNVNILHSGFVPSAWRIDEADPRAFVDVSHYVRVARIAEAAKFDAVFLADNASIVDQIDFRPITALEPTILLAMIAAATTHIGLIGTASTSYNEPFNLARRFASLDHASAGRAGWNVVTTADAGSARNFGLDAVPDHAARYARAAEFVDVVKALWDSWDDDALVGDKASGRFVDTAKVRPIAHRGAHFRVQGPLNLPRPPQGHPVLVQAGGSADGRAFAARHAEAVFSASQSLDEALGYARELKAAAAGFGRDDIKVLPGLTTIVGATEADAQRRRDELIDLIPLRYGLNRLAGTLGVPVERLAPDAPLPGDLVLPDGGNGNHTFFHATLASARRHGYTVRELIRAMAGGGGHRVIVGTPEQIADDIAHWFDAGAADGFNLMPDVLPGGLQDFVDGVVPILRRRGLFRAEYEGATLRDHLGLSRPVSAGARERA, encoded by the coding sequence ATGACATACGTCTTGACGCGGCCGCCGCGCCGTCAACTGCATCTGAACGTCAACATCCTGCACTCGGGCTTCGTGCCGTCCGCGTGGCGGATCGACGAAGCCGATCCGCGCGCGTTCGTCGACGTCTCGCATTACGTGCGCGTTGCGCGGATCGCCGAGGCCGCGAAGTTCGACGCGGTGTTTCTGGCGGACAACGCATCGATCGTCGATCAGATCGACTTCCGCCCGATCACCGCGCTCGAACCGACGATCCTGCTCGCGATGATCGCCGCGGCGACAACGCACATCGGCCTCATCGGCACCGCGTCGACGAGCTACAACGAGCCGTTCAATCTCGCGCGCCGCTTCGCGTCGCTCGATCATGCGAGCGCCGGACGCGCCGGCTGGAACGTCGTGACGACGGCCGACGCCGGCTCCGCGCGCAATTTCGGCCTCGACGCGGTGCCCGACCATGCGGCGCGCTATGCGCGCGCGGCCGAGTTCGTCGATGTCGTGAAGGCGCTGTGGGACAGTTGGGACGACGACGCGCTCGTCGGCGACAAGGCGAGCGGCCGCTTCGTCGATACGGCGAAGGTGCGGCCGATCGCGCATCGCGGCGCGCATTTCCGCGTGCAGGGGCCACTGAACCTGCCGCGTCCGCCGCAGGGGCATCCGGTGCTCGTGCAGGCGGGCGGCTCGGCCGACGGGCGCGCGTTCGCGGCGCGGCACGCGGAGGCGGTGTTCTCGGCATCGCAATCGCTCGACGAGGCGCTCGGCTACGCGCGCGAGCTGAAGGCGGCGGCGGCCGGGTTCGGCCGCGACGACATCAAGGTGCTGCCGGGCCTGACGACGATCGTCGGCGCGACCGAGGCCGATGCGCAGCGCCGCCGCGACGAGCTCATCGATCTGATCCCGCTGCGCTACGGCCTGAACCGGCTCGCGGGCACGCTCGGCGTGCCGGTCGAGCGGCTCGCGCCCGATGCGCCGCTGCCCGGCGATCTCGTGCTGCCGGACGGCGGCAACGGCAACCACACGTTCTTTCATGCGACGCTCGCGAGCGCGCGGCGGCACGGCTACACGGTGCGCGAGCTGATCCGCGCGATGGCGGGCGGCGGCGGGCATCGGGTGATCGTCGGCACGCCCGAGCAGATCGCCGACGACATCGCGCACTGGTTCGACGCCGGCGCGGCCGACGGCTTCAACCTGATGCCCGACGTGCTGCCGGGCGGGCTGCAGGATTTCGTCGACGGCGTCGTGCCGATCCTGCGGCGGCGCGGGCTTTTTCGCGCCGAATACGAAGGGGCGACGCTGCGCGACCATCTCGGTCTTTCTCGGCCGGTGAGCGCGGGGGCGCGCGAACGCGCGTGA
- a CDS encoding DUF3088 domain-containing protein, which yields MSRDLLLLLEPGFADPQHPGERFVCPGSVPIEGLLASDPSRQARLDIRRLPFARPREAAIAALDADHQGLPVLVLGDDAPPPDDALALGGKRFVTDSRRILELLAERHGFPKLH from the coding sequence ATGAGCCGAGATCTGCTGCTCCTGCTGGAACCCGGATTCGCCGATCCCCAACACCCGGGCGAGCGTTTCGTCTGTCCCGGCAGCGTGCCGATCGAGGGCCTGCTTGCGAGCGATCCGTCGAGGCAGGCACGCCTCGACATTCGCCGGCTGCCGTTCGCGCGGCCGCGCGAAGCGGCGATCGCTGCGCTCGATGCCGATCACCAGGGGCTGCCGGTGCTCGTCCTCGGCGACGACGCGCCGCCGCCCGACGACGCGCTCGCGCTCGGCGGCAAGCGTTTCGTCACCGATTCGCGCCGCATTCTCGAACTGCTCGCCGAACGGCACGGCTTTCCGAAGCTGCACTGA
- a CDS encoding metal-dependent hydrolase, with protein sequence MPAIVRRDVRFALPPDRIGDWHVNGVANTHYFNALSLMFPAGERFFIDSVRHYRDRIQDPELLKQVQGFIGQEAMHSREHVEFNDVAEAAGYPAHRLDRGFWKFTGLMRKLLPPPLQLAQTIAFEHYTAIMTDMLLSNFEHFHDSADAYANMWLWHSMEETEHKAVAFDVWNAVMKPGPTRYLMRVGSMLLTSAVFWGTNFYFHMAFMNAHRRMHGKVTGKWAFARFFVKGFIHLVPSTLAYFKPGFHPWQHDNRRHFAQLERLLANIDASNARYAAQAAPRRIPLHPMTMQAS encoded by the coding sequence ATGCCTGCCATTGTCCGCCGTGACGTTCGCTTCGCCCTTCCGCCCGATCGCATTGGCGATTGGCACGTGAACGGCGTGGCCAACACGCATTACTTCAACGCGCTGTCGCTGATGTTCCCCGCGGGCGAGCGCTTTTTCATCGACTCGGTCCGTCACTACCGCGACCGCATTCAGGACCCCGAACTGCTGAAGCAGGTTCAGGGCTTCATCGGGCAGGAAGCGATGCACAGTCGCGAGCACGTCGAGTTCAACGACGTCGCCGAAGCGGCCGGTTATCCCGCGCATCGGCTCGACCGCGGCTTCTGGAAATTCACGGGACTGATGCGCAAGCTCTTGCCGCCGCCGCTGCAGCTCGCACAGACGATCGCATTCGAGCACTACACGGCGATCATGACCGACATGCTGCTCAGCAACTTCGAGCATTTCCACGACTCGGCCGACGCATACGCGAACATGTGGCTGTGGCACTCGATGGAAGAGACCGAGCACAAGGCGGTCGCGTTCGACGTGTGGAACGCGGTGATGAAACCGGGGCCGACGCGCTATCTGATGCGCGTCGGTTCGATGCTGCTCACGAGCGCCGTGTTCTGGGGCACGAACTTCTATTTCCACATGGCGTTCATGAACGCGCACCGGCGGATGCACGGCAAGGTCACGGGCAAGTGGGCGTTCGCGCGGTTCTTCGTGAAAGGCTTCATCCATCTGGTGCCGAGCACGCTCGCCTACTTCAAGCCCGGCTTCCATCCGTGGCAGCACGACAACCGCAGGCACTTCGCGCAGCTCGAACGGCTGCTCGCGAACATCGATGCCAGCAACGCGCGATATGCGGCGCAAGCGGCGCCGCGGCGCATCCCGCTGCATCCGATGACCATGCAGGCGAGCTGA
- a CDS encoding DUF6632 domain-containing protein: protein MSSTSSQGRGRPQASPWLSLITRLLGVSFVLFFGTAIVTILLGIDHRIASDPIGLLALRLVRWGGAHGGGEHYELMISAVYVAWGVFLWEAASDPFEHKLFLDFTVVANAAHFGLMFVQGLVMPGERIHLVSDVALGWFALALFAATWIPARSKAAKRHAASFSR from the coding sequence ATGTCTTCGACTTCGTCTCAGGGGCGCGGCCGGCCGCAAGCCTCACCTTGGCTATCGCTGATCACCCGCCTGCTCGGCGTCAGCTTCGTGCTGTTCTTCGGCACGGCGATCGTCACGATCCTGCTCGGCATCGACCATCGGATCGCGAGCGATCCCATCGGCCTGCTGGCGCTGCGCCTCGTGCGCTGGGGCGGCGCGCACGGCGGCGGCGAGCACTACGAACTGATGATCTCGGCCGTCTATGTCGCCTGGGGCGTCTTTCTGTGGGAAGCCGCCAGCGATCCGTTCGAGCACAAGCTGTTTCTCGACTTCACGGTCGTCGCGAACGCCGCCCACTTCGGGCTGATGTTCGTGCAGGGCCTGGTGATGCCGGGCGAGCGCATCCACCTGGTCAGCGACGTCGCGCTCGGCTGGTTCGCCCTCGCGCTCTTCGCCGCGACGTGGATTCCTGCGCGAAGCAAGGCGGCGAAGCGGCACGCAGCGAGTTTCAGCCGTTGA
- a CDS encoding acyl-CoA dehydrogenase family protein codes for MAISSPDSTLRRTTTPAAPSHADAHDSKIADAARLFDDDPLIRRFAPIFDRIAQGAVARDQHRELPYEPVEWLRAAGFTKLRVPTAAGGDGIGLAPFFALLSRLGEADPNLPQILRVHGGFVEMLHESADDALRDRWFARIARGTIVGGATAERAAVTSNTVRLSRENGKLYLDGEKYYTTGTLYADWIDVTANDGDTDLRVLVPAGAPGVERLDDWDGFGQRLTGSGTTRFTRTEVAPDDIYRRFDASQPRSNSLLTAYFQTLHLANLAGITRAVLRDAVAFTRDRTRTFGVPGASSPRHDPLVQRVIGRLASLAYSTQSLVAAIARTLDDLSAARAADSATEDAYVRVDIQAFQAQQIVLAQTLEAATLLFEVGGASATSETRRFDRHWRNARVLASHNPAIVREAAIGNYYLNGVGHNERFGIAHADAAR; via the coding sequence ATGGCCATTTCCAGCCCCGATTCCACGCTGCGGCGGACCACGACGCCCGCCGCCCCGTCGCACGCCGACGCGCACGACAGCAAGATCGCCGACGCCGCGCGCCTGTTCGACGACGATCCGCTGATCCGCCGCTTCGCCCCGATATTCGACCGGATCGCGCAAGGCGCGGTCGCGCGCGACCAGCATCGCGAGCTGCCGTACGAACCTGTCGAGTGGCTGCGCGCGGCGGGCTTCACGAAGCTGCGCGTGCCGACGGCCGCGGGCGGCGACGGCATCGGCCTCGCGCCGTTCTTCGCGCTGCTCTCGCGGCTCGGCGAAGCCGATCCGAATCTGCCGCAGATCCTGCGCGTGCACGGCGGCTTCGTCGAGATGCTGCACGAGAGCGCCGACGACGCGCTGCGCGACCGCTGGTTCGCGCGCATCGCGCGCGGAACGATCGTCGGCGGCGCGACCGCGGAGCGGGCCGCCGTCACGAGCAACACCGTGCGGCTGTCGCGAGAGAACGGCAAGCTGTATCTCGACGGCGAGAAGTACTACACGACAGGCACGCTGTACGCGGACTGGATCGACGTGACCGCGAACGACGGCGATACGGACCTGCGCGTGCTCGTGCCGGCCGGCGCGCCGGGCGTCGAGCGCCTCGACGATTGGGACGGCTTCGGCCAGCGCCTGACGGGCAGCGGCACGACGCGCTTCACGCGCACCGAGGTCGCGCCGGACGACATCTATCGGCGCTTCGATGCATCGCAGCCGCGCAGCAACAGCCTGCTGACCGCGTATTTCCAGACGCTGCATCTCGCGAATCTCGCGGGCATCACGCGCGCGGTGCTGCGCGACGCGGTCGCCTTCACGCGCGACCGCACGCGCACGTTCGGCGTGCCGGGCGCGTCGAGCCCGCGTCACGATCCGCTCGTGCAGCGCGTGATCGGGCGGCTCGCGAGCCTCGCGTATTCGACGCAGAGCCTCGTCGCGGCGATCGCACGCACGCTCGACGACCTGTCCGCCGCGCGCGCAGCGGACAGCGCGACCGAAGATGCATACGTGCGCGTCGACATCCAGGCATTCCAGGCGCAGCAGATCGTGCTCGCGCAGACGCTCGAGGCCGCGACGCTGCTGTTCGAAGTGGGCGGCGCATCGGCGACGAGCGAGACGCGCCGCTTCGATCGCCACTGGCGCAACGCGCGCGTGCTCGCTTCGCACAATCCGGCGATCGTTCGCGAAGCGGCGATCGGCAACTACTATCTGAACGGCGTCGGGCACAACGAGCGCTTCGGGATCGCACATGCGGACGCCGCGCGCTGA
- a CDS encoding H-NS histone family protein, with translation MATYKELLAQLDDLKQQAKTARAVELPDVLVELRKKIVAYGLTQKDLFPPRLGRPKKVDALPRPRYRDPDTGATWTGRGRAPAWIAGQDRERFLVD, from the coding sequence ATGGCAACATACAAGGAATTGCTTGCCCAATTGGATGATTTGAAGCAGCAGGCGAAGACCGCACGCGCGGTCGAGTTGCCCGACGTGCTTGTCGAACTGCGCAAGAAGATCGTCGCGTACGGTCTCACGCAAAAAGATCTGTTCCCGCCTCGCCTCGGGCGGCCGAAGAAAGTCGACGCGCTGCCGAGGCCGCGCTATCGCGATCCGGACACGGGCGCGACATGGACAGGGCGCGGCCGCGCACCCGCCTGGATCGCCGGGCAGGACCGCGAGCGGTTCCTGGTCGATTAG
- a CDS encoding helix-turn-helix domain-containing protein, whose protein sequence is MLPSIHHPRYVVLRTHLRALRRAAGLTQTQLAERLSIDQSYLSKIERGERYVDILLYLDWCRHCGIEPNHAVSELIDAGV, encoded by the coding sequence ATGCTCCCTTCCATTCATCACCCTCGTTATGTCGTGCTGCGCACGCATTTGCGCGCGCTGAGAAGAGCAGCCGGCCTCACGCAGACGCAATTGGCCGAGCGCCTGAGCATCGACCAATCCTATCTCTCCAAGATCGAACGCGGGGAACGCTATGTCGATATTCTCCTTTATCTCGATTGGTGCCGTCATTGCGGCATCGAGCCCAACCACGCCGTATCTGAATTAATCGACGCGGGCGTTTGA
- a CDS encoding CmcJ/NvfI family oxidoreductase, giving the protein MSTVIEEWPPVQEGGEIEAEVNYLAKGAARPVSYTFEPPPGTPWATGELAPRRVKIRDARPLAAAGALGLDASGFELVAHRTALADFADDAAIRSTYYAEVDALLRAATGAEKVVIFDHTLRDSAHGSRATATLREPVRRVHNDQTFVSAPRRVRDHLGADEAAARLRHRFAIVNVWRPLDVVERLPLALCDARTIAPDDLVPSDLVYRDKVGETYSVVANPAHRWFYFPRLRRDEVLLLKIYDSLDDGRARLTAHTAFDDPTTPETAAPRRSIEVRALVFWPAAEAGQ; this is encoded by the coding sequence ATGAGCACGGTCATCGAAGAATGGCCGCCGGTGCAGGAAGGCGGCGAGATCGAAGCAGAGGTCAATTACCTGGCGAAGGGCGCCGCGCGTCCGGTGTCGTATACGTTCGAGCCGCCGCCCGGCACGCCGTGGGCGACGGGCGAGCTCGCGCCGCGCCGCGTGAAGATCCGCGACGCGCGGCCGCTCGCGGCGGCGGGCGCGCTCGGGCTCGATGCGAGCGGCTTCGAGCTCGTTGCGCATCGCACCGCACTCGCGGATTTCGCCGACGACGCGGCGATCCGCTCGACCTACTACGCGGAAGTCGATGCGCTGCTGCGCGCGGCGACGGGCGCGGAAAAGGTCGTCATCTTCGATCACACGCTGCGCGACAGCGCGCACGGCTCGCGCGCGACGGCCACGCTGCGCGAGCCGGTGCGCCGCGTGCACAACGACCAGACGTTCGTGTCGGCGCCGCGCCGCGTGCGCGACCATCTGGGCGCCGACGAGGCCGCCGCGCGCTTGCGGCACCGCTTCGCGATCGTCAACGTCTGGCGTCCGCTCGACGTCGTCGAACGGCTGCCGCTCGCGCTGTGCGATGCGCGCACGATCGCGCCGGACGACCTGGTGCCGAGCGATCTCGTCTATCGCGACAAGGTCGGCGAGACCTATTCGGTCGTCGCGAATCCCGCGCACCGCTGGTTCTACTTTCCGCGGCTGCGCCGCGACGAGGTGCTGCTGCTGAAGATCTACGATTCGCTCGACGATGGCCGCGCGCGTCTCACCGCGCATACCGCGTTCGACGATCCGACGACGCCCGAGACGGCCGCGCCGCGCCGTAGCATCGAGGTGCGGGCGCTCGTGTTCTGGCCGGCGGCCGAGGCCGGGCAGTAA